Within the Opitutaceae bacterium TAV5 genome, the region TCGATGTCGGGAGCGTCGAGCAAATCGGAGGGTTTGGGAGCGGCCTCGGCTTCGATCTGTTCGGGCGTGAGGCCGAGCCCTTCGCTGAAAAGGCGGCGCTGCCTGGCGCGGCGCGCGGCTTCACGCAGGGCGAATTCCACCGCTTCGCGTTTCGTTTGCCTGCCAGTGAGCAGCATGACTTCGGCGAGCACATCTTCGGGTATTTCAACGGTCATTTTCATTGGTGGAGTGGAATTGTCGCTCACGGTATGGGCCTTGACCCATATCGCAAGAATAAAGTATGGGTCAACGCCCAACCTGTTTTCATTAAATATATTGTGATATTTTTAACAGGGCCGTCCATACTGATGCCGAAAAAGCTCCGCGCCGATGAGGACGCGGGAGGCAGGCGGATGGGGTTCAGGCCGTATAGTTTTCGCAGCTCGTCTACCGGGGTAATTCTGCATGAAAGGGCGCAACCGGCAGCCGATCGGCGCCATACAGGATCGCTGCCGGTGCATTGGACCACAGGTAACGCACGGCGACAGGTTCGCGAATGTCCGGATTGCCGACACGGATCGTATCGGTCGACTCGATACTTGTCGAGGCCGCTTGAAAGCGTCCGTCGGCGCCCGCCACCTCGAAAGTTTTTCCGGGAGGACGTTGATCCGGCGTGATCAAGCCCAGCGGCAGCGCGCCGGTCCCGGCGGTGAACGTGAGCAACAATCCTGCGCCCTCGCGTCGCACGCCAGCCAGGCGCGGTCCCTCGTCGTTCACGGAGCGGCCATAAACGCGTCGCAAGGCGACGAGCGACAACCGGCGAGCCAGTTCACGTTTATCGGGCGGATGCACGTCGTTGGGCGTTCCGAGATCGATCGACACCGCCATGAAGTTGTCCGGCTCCCTGGTCAGCGACGCCTGCGCCTCGCGGAAAATCGCCCACTCGGGGCGATCCGCACCATCCGAAGCGAAATTGGGCAACTGCACGAGAAGCGCGGGCAAGGCATCGTCGGACCAGCGCCCGCGCAAGTCGGCCAGGAAGGCGCGCAGCAGGTCGGCATATTTCGCGCCCCGCCCGATGTTTTGCTCGCCCTGATACCAGACCATGCCGCACAGGGCATACGGGATTACGGGATTTAACAGCGTATTGAAACAACCGGATGGCGTGTCGCGATGACCCGGACCGGGAGGCACGGAAGGACGGCGCCGGGTAAAGGATCTTCCGGCAGTGGCGGCATCCTGTTTTTCGCGTTCCCATTCGGCCACCTGCCGCTCGTAGTCTGCGTTTCTTTCCGGGAACATCGCGAGCGTTTTGCTCCATTTGTCGGTCATCTCGTGGTCGATCCCGGCGGCACGCAGGGCCTCGGCGCTCATCCAGGATTCGATAAACGTGCCGGCAACCGCACTCACGATGATCCCCTGGGGAACATCGAGATGTGCGTGGAGTTCGCGTGCGAACAGGTAACCGACGGCGGAGAACTCCTTGCGCGCGTCGGGAGCGCTCACCACCCACTGACCTCGAAACTCTGTCTGCGGCGTACCGGCAAACGGCACATGCACCGGGCGCCGCACAAACTGCCGGATGGCCGGCTCCAGCGGCGCATCGACCGCTTCCTCCGCACCGACGGATCGCCCCAGCGACTGTCCGAGCGACCATGCCATGTTGGACTGCCCGGCACACAACCATACGTCACCAACGAGGACATCACGGCTGACTGTCCGGCCGTCGGCGCTTTCGAACAACAGGTCTTGCGCCGGCCCAGTGTCTGGCAACGGCGGCAGCGTCGCCTGCCAGCGCCCGGCGTCGTCGGCCTGCGCCTGTGCCGTCAGCGGGCCATAGCGCACGGTGACGCGCTCGCCCGGTCCGGCAGTTCCCCAAACCGGCACCGGCTTGCCGCGCTGAAGCACCGCATGGTCGCCAAAAAGCGGAGCGGGCTGCGGACGGGCGGACAACACGAGCGCGAAGACACAAAACGCACCGGCTGTCGCGATATATCGGGACTGTTTTTTCATATTCAACCAATGGGACGGGAAACGCATGTCGCTTACCACTGGTTGCCGGACTCCTCGACCGTCCAGGTCGCGGGTGAACGATTGACGATCGCCGGGCGCCCCGCCGGAAGGCCGATGGCGGTGTTGTTGCTGAAAACTCCGCTTCCTGTGACGCCAGCGCCAACATGCACGACATCGGTCGTCGCCGCGGATTCCGGTGCGAGTTCGACACGGTTCCCGTCAAAGGTGACGCGCTGCTCCTTTTTCCCGGTGACGTCAAAGGCACGGAAGTACGGGGAAACAATGCGGTTCCCGGAAACCTCGATGTCGGTGATCGTGTTGTCGCCAGCATAAATCCAGATGGCCCCGCGCTTCTGTCCCGAATAATCGCCGCCGCCGCGCTCGAGAACATTGCGGCGGAAAACACTGCGGGAAACAGGATGATTGGGATAGGAGCCGGTCATATTCACCGTGAAGGCTCCCATGAGCGCATTGTCAGCCAGGTAGTTGTTTTCCATGACATGGCCGGAGCCGCCGGCAAGGTCCATGTTGTGCCCCCACCAGATGCAGGTGACGGTGTTGTGGCGGGCGGTGTTCTGTGTTGACGGCGGATCGTTGCGCCCGGTCTCGGAAAGGAAGGCGATGCCGTCGTCACCACAGCCGCGGATGTGGTTGTTTTCAACAAGGTTGTGGCTGGCCCCGCGATTGAGGTTGATGCCGTCGGCATAGGTGAAGCGGATGCGGCAGTCCCGGACAACGCCGTGCGAGGCTCCGCTCATCCAGAGGCCCACATTCGTGTGCGTGATCCAGAGACGCTCCACCCGCCAGTTGCGGGCATCCCCCGTCACGGGTTTGGCGCCGGACGCACGGTTGGTATGGACCGCGCTTTCCATAAAAAGATCGGCCAGCGCAGGTCCGTCGCCGGTGAGATGGAAGCCCATGTTGCCCGCCCAGGTCGTGCCCGCGACCGTACCGACGATACG harbors:
- a CDS encoding sialate O-acetylesterase, whose protein sequence is MKKQSRYIATAGAFCVFALVLSARPQPAPLFGDHAVLQRGKPVPVWGTAGPGERVTVRYGPLTAQAQADDAGRWQATLPPLPDTGPAQDLLFESADGRTVSRDVLVGDVWLCAGQSNMAWSLGQSLGRSVGAEEAVDAPLEPAIRQFVRRPVHVPFAGTPQTEFRGQWVVSAPDARKEFSAVGYLFARELHAHLDVPQGIIVSAVAGTFIESWMSAEALRAAGIDHEMTDKWSKTLAMFPERNADYERQVAEWEREKQDAATAGRSFTRRRPSVPPGPGHRDTPSGCFNTLLNPVIPYALCGMVWYQGEQNIGRGAKYADLLRAFLADLRGRWSDDALPALLVQLPNFASDGADRPEWAIFREAQASLTREPDNFMAVSIDLGTPNDVHPPDKRELARRLSLVALRRVYGRSVNDEGPRLAGVRREGAGLLLTFTAGTGALPLGLITPDQRPPGKTFEVAGADGRFQAASTSIESTDTIRVGNPDIREPVAVRYLWSNAPAAILYGADRLPVAPFHAELPR